In Odontesthes bonariensis isolate fOdoBon6 chromosome 6, fOdoBon6.hap1, whole genome shotgun sequence, one genomic interval encodes:
- the ube2l3b gene encoding ubiquitin-conjugating enzyme E2 L3b, translating into MAASRRLAKELEEIRRSGMKNFRNIQVEESNLLSWQGLIVPDNPPYDKGAFRIEIIFPTEYPFKPPKITFKTKIYHPNIDEKGQVCLPVISAENWKPATKTDQVIQSLIALVNDPQPEHPLRADLAEEYSKDRKKFLKNAEEFTKKHGEKRPMD; encoded by the exons GAGCTCGAAGAGATTCGCAGGTCTGGAATGAAAAACTTCAGGAACATTCAAGTTGAGGAATCAAACCTATTGTCATGGCAAGGGCTCATTGTTCCA GACAACCCTCCTTATGACAAAGGTGCATTCAGGATTGAAATAATTTTCCCCACCGAGTACCCTTTCAAGCCTCCCAAAATCACATTCAAGACAAAGATCTATCACCCCAACATTGATGAGAAGGGCCAGGTGTGCTTGCCTGTGATCAGTGCAGAGAACTGGAAGCCTGCCACCAAAACTGACCAAG TTATTCAGTCCCTCATTGCGCTGGTGAATGACCCTCAGCCTGAGCATCCCCTGAGGGCAGACTTAGCAGAAGAATACTCAAAGGACCGTAAAAAATTCTTGAAGAACGCCGAAGAGTTTACAAAGAAACACGGAGAAAAGCGGCCAATGGACTGA